The Peptococcus niger genomic sequence GTGATGGATGGCATCACCCTCCTGGAAACCCTCCGCGCCGCCGGAGACCAGACACCGGCTATCTTTTTAACGGCCAAAAGCGCCACGGACGATACCATTCGCGGCCTGGACGCCGGCGCCAACGACTACCTCACCAAGCCCTTCGCCATGGGCGAGCTCCTGGCCCGGGTCCGGGCCTTGCTGCGGCGCGCGGAAAACGCCGCCCCCAAGGAGCAGGAGGTCCACTGGGCCAATGTCCTCCTGGACTGTCGAAGCAACATGCTCCAAGGCAGCACCATGCGCCTGGCCCTGGCGCCGGACGAGGCCAAGCTCCTGCGGTCCTTGATCGAACACGCCGGCCAGCCCATCGCCCACAGCGAACTCCACCGGATGAGCCTGCCCAATGCCAGCGCCGATACGCTGAGCCTCTACCTGGACTACATCCAGCAAAAACTGGACTTCGTCGGCGCCGCCGGGCACTTGGTCCGGGATAACGGCACCGTCTACCTAAAGGCGGACCTATGATTCGCCGGTTGCGCTGGCGCTTTATTTTTTCCGCCATGAGCGCCCTCCTCTTGGTCATGATGGTCCTCTTGGGCGCG encodes the following:
- a CDS encoding response regulator transcription factor, which produces MRLLLADDERELTRALEVILSHEGYEVQVADDGREALAYAQAEAYDGYIFDIMMPVMDGITLLETLRAAGDQTPAIFLTAKSATDDTIRGLDAGANDYLTKPFAMGELLARVRALLRRAENAAPKEQEVHWANVLLDCRSNMLQGSTMRLALAPDEAKLLRSLIEHAGQPIAHSELHRMSLPNASADTLSLYLDYIQQKLDFVGAAGHLVRDNGTVYLKADL